The following DNA comes from Peribacillus sp. FSL E2-0218.
TTTCTTTGGAATGCAATACTTCCACTAACGTCTTGATCGCTTTTTTATTTTCATCGCCTTTGTTTACAGCAATGACATTCACATATGGTGATTCGGAATCTTCAATCGCAATCGAATCCTTCAATGGATTCAAGCCTGCATCAATTGCATAGTTGGAGTTGATCAAAACCGCATCGCCTTCGCCGCTTTCATAGATTTTCGGAAGTAATGCCGCTTCGTATTCAGCATCGAATTTAAGGTTTTTCTTATTTTCGATGATATCTTTCGTTGTAGCTGTCGTTTTATCAACGCCCTCTTTCAACTTGATGAGGCCATTCTTTTCCAACATGGATAAAGCACGCCCATGGTCAGCGACGGAGCTGCTTAAAATGATCGTTGCTCCTTCAGGAAGTTTATCGATGCTTTTGTATTTTTGTGAATATAAACCGATAGGCTCGATATGAATACCGCCCGCATTGACGAAATCATAGCCATTTTCTTTAATTGCCGACTCTAAGAAAGGTAAGTGCTGAAAATAGTTCGCATCCAATTCTTTATCGTTCAGCGCCTTATTCGGTAAAACATAGTCCTGGAATGTTTTGATTTCCAAGTCGATGCCTTTTTCTTTAAGGATCGGTTTGGCTTTTTCAAGGATTTCGGCATGCGGAATATTGGATGCCCCTACGACCAATTTCTCGGTCTCGCTGCCGCTTTTTTTATCCTTATCACTTCCGCAAGCTGCCAAAGCAATCGATAACACTAAGATTAACGCAAATCCTAAAAATTTCTTCATCCTCTTCATCTCCCTTTATCTTTTGTCCAATTTGGATGTAATCACATCTCCAATAATTTGAATTACGAAGACGATAATTAGAATAACGATTGTCGCTACGAGCGTAACGTCATTTTGACTTCTTTGGTAGCCTTCCAAATAGGCCAGGTTACCAAGCCCGCCTGCACCGATGACCCCAGCCATTGCGGTATAGCCGACTAATGCAATCGATGTTACCGTGATCCCTGAAACGAGGGCGGGCATCGACTCTGGAAGAAGGACCTTCCAGATGATGGTGCTCGTTTTGGCCCCCATCGATTTAGCGGCTTCGATCACACCTTTATCGATTTCACGGAGACCGATTTCCACCATCCGTGCATAAAACGGGGCTGCTCCGATAATGAGTGCCGGCAGTGCCGCATTCTCGCCAATCATGGAACCGACTAGCGCTTTGGTGAAAGGAATGAGCAGTACGATCAAAATAATGAATGGAATCGAACGGAAAATATTAACGAGAGCACTGA
Coding sequences within:
- a CDS encoding MetQ/NlpA family ABC transporter substrate-binding protein produces the protein MKKFLGFALILVLSIALAACGSDKDKKSGSETEKLVVGASNIPHAEILEKAKPILKEKGIDLEIKTFQDYVLPNKALNDKELDANYFQHLPFLESAIKENGYDFVNAGGIHIEPIGLYSQKYKSIDKLPEGATIILSSSVADHGRALSMLEKNGLIKLKEGVDKTTATTKDIIENKKNLKFDAEYEAALLPKIYESGEGDAVLINSNYAIDAGLNPLKDSIAIEDSESPYVNVIAVNKGDENKKAIKTLVEVLHSKEIKDFILKEYKGAVVPADK
- a CDS encoding methionine ABC transporter permease, which produces MLEELLPNVDWEKMIEATKETLYMTSISVVATFFIGILLGLVLFLTGKGNMWQNRAANGIISALVNIFRSIPFIILIVLLIPFTKALVGSMIGENAALPALIIGAAPFYARMVEIGLREIDKGVIEAAKSMGAKTSTIIWKVLLPESMPALVSGITVTSIALVGYTAMAGVIGAGGLGNLAYLEGYQRSQNDVTLVATIVILIIVFVIQIIGDVITSKLDKR